In a genomic window of Gloeocapsopsis dulcis:
- a CDS encoding iron-containing redox enzyme family protein yields MITQTNQTAYNKAEQQFIELLDVIDLDEKLAVQPELASQFEASLERAIQDAYDAGSGDAAAHRFLQRVLYRINRLKLFWYDDLRHYTNERSAYLRNVRDRIEVPWQAWELAQLDVAALQQEDVKQGLAERGARDLDPPLSEDSRYIREQTTEAGYRRILAIGSFDGLVEGSRLSRILGGAANEVQATLTRVLIEEYGNGRLSRKHSTYFAQMLSEFGMNTEPEAYFDLVPWEVLASANHNFLVTECKRYFLRYNGGLTYFEVAGPAAYRNYLTAAQRLGVSQAAMGYWELHIREDERHGRWMLDDVALPLADKYPEQAWEILLGYDQEKLMGDRAGEAIVRSAKEADRMAVK; encoded by the coding sequence ATGATTACACAGACTAACCAAACCGCATACAATAAAGCCGAGCAGCAATTTATAGAACTGCTCGACGTGATAGATTTAGATGAAAAACTGGCAGTACAACCCGAACTTGCCAGTCAATTTGAAGCATCGCTTGAGCGCGCCATCCAAGATGCCTATGACGCCGGATCTGGTGATGCAGCAGCCCATCGTTTTTTACAGCGCGTGTTGTATCGAATTAACCGCTTGAAGTTGTTCTGGTACGACGATTTGCGGCACTATACTAACGAACGTTCGGCTTACTTACGTAATGTGCGCGATCGCATTGAAGTACCTTGGCAAGCGTGGGAACTGGCACAACTTGATGTTGCTGCACTTCAACAAGAAGATGTGAAGCAAGGGTTAGCTGAACGCGGTGCGCGTGATCTCGATCCACCTTTATCTGAAGATAGCCGTTACATCCGCGAACAAACTACTGAAGCAGGCTATCGCCGGATACTCGCCATTGGTTCCTTTGATGGCTTGGTAGAAGGAAGCCGCCTTTCTCGGATTCTTGGTGGTGCAGCAAATGAAGTACAAGCAACGCTTACCAGAGTTTTAATCGAAGAATATGGTAATGGTCGCTTATCGCGCAAGCACTCTACTTATTTTGCCCAGATGCTGTCTGAGTTTGGCATGAACACTGAACCAGAAGCATACTTTGATTTAGTCCCTTGGGAAGTGCTAGCTAGTGCTAACCACAACTTTCTAGTTACAGAATGCAAGCGTTATTTCCTGCGCTATAACGGTGGACTAACGTATTTTGAAGTAGCAGGACCTGCGGCTTATCGTAACTATCTTACAGCCGCCCAACGCTTGGGAGTCTCTCAAGCTGCAATGGGTTACTGGGAGTTGCACATTCGGGAAGACGAACGTCACGGACGTTGGATGTTGGATGATGTCGCTTTACCACTCGCCGATAAGTACCCCGAACAAGCTTGGGAAATCTTGCTAGGATACGATCAAGAAAAACTAATGGGCGATCGCGCTGGCGAAGCGATCGTGCGATCGGCAAAGGAAGCTGATCGCATGGCGGTCAAATAA
- a CDS encoding TIGR01777 family oxidoreductase has product MKVAITGATGFVGSLLVERLHAQGEQVLVFTRNPTSAQRVFPKEAYPNVEIVAYNPTESGSWQNAIAGCDAVVNLAGESIAEGRWTPQRKQEIFKSRQLGTQKIVEAIAKANPKPKVLVNASAIGYYGTSETDTFDESSSSGNDFLAEVCRAWETEAQKVLDYDVRLVILRFGIVLGMGGAITRMETPFKLFAGGPIGSGRQWFSWIHRDDLVSLIIVAIQREDIQGVLNATAPNPVRMAEFCQTMGEVMNRPSWLPVPGFAIEALLGDGAIVVLEGQKVLPKRAQAYNFEFQYPNVKQALADILV; this is encoded by the coding sequence ATGAAAGTAGCAATTACAGGAGCCACAGGATTTGTCGGGAGTCTCTTGGTAGAACGCCTCCACGCCCAAGGCGAGCAAGTACTAGTTTTTACGCGCAATCCTACAAGCGCCCAACGAGTTTTTCCCAAAGAAGCTTATCCTAATGTCGAAATCGTTGCCTATAACCCTACTGAATCAGGTTCTTGGCAAAACGCGATCGCTGGTTGTGATGCGGTTGTCAATCTTGCCGGAGAATCGATCGCCGAAGGACGTTGGACACCACAGCGCAAGCAGGAAATTTTCAAAAGTCGCCAACTTGGTACCCAAAAAATTGTCGAAGCGATCGCCAAAGCAAACCCTAAACCCAAAGTTTTAGTCAATGCTTCTGCCATTGGCTACTATGGCACAAGTGAAACGGATACTTTTGATGAATCGAGTTCCTCTGGTAATGATTTTTTAGCAGAAGTTTGTCGTGCCTGGGAAACTGAGGCACAAAAAGTCTTAGATTATGATGTTCGCTTAGTTATCTTAAGATTTGGTATTGTTTTAGGAATGGGTGGGGCGATCACACGAATGGAAACTCCCTTCAAACTCTTTGCTGGTGGTCCAATTGGCAGTGGTCGTCAGTGGTTTTCCTGGATTCACCGCGATGACTTAGTTAGTTTAATTATTGTAGCAATCCAACGCGAAGATATTCAGGGTGTTCTCAACGCTACCGCACCTAATCCTGTACGGATGGCAGAATTTTGTCAAACGATGGGAGAAGTCATGAATCGTCCTTCTTGGCTACCAGTTCCTGGTTTTGCAATTGAGGCACTTTTAGGAGATGGCGCAATTGTTGTTTTAGAAGGACAAAAAGTTCTACCAAAACGGGCACAAGCTTATAATTTTGAGTTTCAGTACCCAAATGTTAAGCAAGCGTTAGCAGATATTTTGGTGTAA